The nucleotide sequence CGCAGCGCAGGCAGGCCTTTGATTTTGATCTGTCGCATACCGCGTGGTCTGTGCTGACCACACCCAGTTCCGAACTGCGGGCGTTCTATGGATCAGCGGCGGCCGATGCTGAAGGCAGCAATAACCTGACCGGCCTTGCCGATCCGGTAGTGGATGCATTGATCGAACGGGTTGTCGTGGCCGAAAGTCGGGACGAACTTAACACCGCCGTGCGCGCGCTCGATCGGGTATTGCGGTCGAAACACCTCTGGGTGCCCGGCTGGACAAGCAAAGATCACCGCGTCGCGGTCTGGGACATCTTCGGCATCCCCGAGGAACCCGCCCCATATGATTTCTTCCGCAACATGGAGTTCTGGTGGTTTGACCGTGAAAACTACGACGCATTGGTTGCCGAAGGGGCATTGGATCCCGGACTATAAAACCGGGAAATGTCGAAAACGGACATGATCTGACACGACGCGCGCGCATACTTGGCCCCGCAAGGCCAAGGATCACTACGATGAATACCCACTACCGCGATACCCGCAAAATCGACCCGACCCGCGGCGCAACGCTGGGCGATGGCACCCCCAACGATCAGGACCGGGTCGAGATTGGCCCCACCCAACTGGCCTTCAGCGAATGGGCCGCCGCAGGACTGCAACTGCCCAATCTGCCCGCGATGCGCGCCTGGCGTCACAAGCGATTGACCGATGCGGTGAACGCGCGAGACTACGGCGGTATCTTGATGTTCGACCCGCTCAACATCCGCTACGCGACCGACAGCACCAATATGCAGCTTTGGAACAGCCATAACCCGTTCCGCGCCTGCATCGTTTGCGCGGACGGTTACATGGTGATGTGGGACTATAAGAACGGGATGTTCCTGAGCAAATTCAATCCACTCGTGAACGAACAGCGCACTGGCGCGGACCTGTTCTACTTCGACCGTGGTGACAAACTCGAACCTGCGGCAGACAATTTCGCCAATGAAGTCCGCGATCTTATCGTGGAGCACGGCGGCGGCAACATGGCACTTGGCGTCGACAAACCCATGCTGCACGGCCTCCGCGCGCTAGAGGCGGTCGGTTTCACCGTCCACCCCGGCGAGGAGCTAACCGAGAAGGCGCGCAGCATCAAAGGCCCTGACGAAATCCTCGCCATGCGCTGCGCCAGCTACGCCTGCGAAGCCGCCTGCTATGCAATGGAAGACGCCGCGCGTGCCGGTGTGCCCCGAGGCAATATGTCAGAAGATGACATCTGGGCGGTCCTACATGCCGAAAACATCAAACGCGGTGGCGAATGGATCGAAACGCGGCTGTTAACCTCTGGCCCCCGCACGAACCCGTGGTTTCAGGAATGCGGCGGGCGGATCGTGCAAAACAACGAAATCGTGGCCTTTGATACGGACCTAGTGGGTGCCTACGGCATCTGCGTTGACATCAGCCGCACATGGTGGATCGGCGACCAAAAACCGCGTCCCGATATGATTGAGGCGATGCAAATCGGCGTCGAACACATCCGGTACAACATGGATATGCTGAAACCCGGCGTGAACATCGAGGACCTCAGCCGGAACACCCATGTGCTGCCCGACAAGTACCAGAAACTTAAATACGGCTGCCTGATGCATGGCGTAGGTCTGTGCGATGAATGGCCTCTGGTGGCCTACCCCGACAAGATGGTCCCAGGTGCCTTCGACTATGAATTGCAGCCCGGTATGACTCTATGTGTCGAGGCCCTGATCAGCCCCGGGGGCGGCGACTTTTCCATCAAACTGGAAGATCAGGTACTGATCACCGAAGACGGCTATGAGAACCTGACGAATTACCCGCACGACCCGGCCTTGATGGGGCACTAACGGGTCAAAGAGACATCTGCCAGCACACCCAGGTGATCGGAGCCCAGCAGAGCGCGATACTGTACTCTGCCGCCGCCCGGTGCATGGACATGATCGAGCATCAGGGGCACGCCACGCAAGTCCAGTGTTGAGCGCACTGGCTGTGCTACTTGCAGGTCTGCAATCTTTTGCAATGATCTAACGCTATTTGCCCAGGGAAAGATGTTGAAGTCTCCCGCTATCACCACCGGTCCTTCCATTTCAGACAGCACCTCGGTCGCGGCTTGCGCCGAGGTGGCGTTCGCATAAGGGAAAGGCCAACTCAGATGCATAGAGGCCACCCAAACCTGCCCATCACGATGCTCGATCATTGCCGCTGCGACCGCCCGCCGCTCCGTACACGTCTGCTGGCGCATCGGCGTCCGGGAAAGGACGGCGATACCGTTCCACCCATTGAAGGTGCACATATGTTGGTACGGGTAAACGTCTTGCAACCCGGCCAGCATCGCACCATTCCGGAGCGAGACTTCTTGCAAGGCCACAACATCTGCTTCGCTCGCGCGAATGTCAGCGGCAAGTGCGTCGCCCTCGGGGTTTCCGTACCACATGTTCTTGGAGTAAATCCGCAACTCTCCCGCGGCTGGCGCGGCAAAGAACATCGGCACCGTCGTCGCTGCCCCCAGCAAAGCAGTCCCAGCAAGCATCAAACGCAGGCGCACGCGCATTGGAAAGACCAGCACTAAAAGACACAAAATGGCAAGCGGAAGTCGCAGTAAAGATAGGCTGTCAAATGCAGGATGCAAAGCACCCGCAAAGCCCAAAAGTACAGCCAGGATCAGGCAGAATGCCCCTGCCTGCGTCATTAGAACCAAGAATCTCATTGTCGTAACATCTCTCACCTTGCCGCGATTTCCGCCAATAAGCGTTGCCGCATACGCATTTGACACCCATGTCTTGCGCAGAATTTATGCAGACCGCAAAAGAAAGGTCCTAAGATGCCAACCGAAAAGCTCACTTTCACCGGGCATGCAAGCAACACGCTTGCCGCGCGCCTTGATCTGCCCAATGGCCCACATCTGGCGACAGCCCTCTTTGCGCATTGCTTCACATGCTCAAAAGACATCACATCGGCCCGCCGCATCGCCGCGCGCCTGTCGTCGATGGGGATCGCCGTCTTGCGGTTTGATTTCACCGGGCTGGGCCATTCAGAGGGTGAGTTCGAAAACACCAGCTTCACCTCCAACGTCGATGATCTGATCGCAGCTTGCGAAGCGCTGGACGCCCGAGGCATGTCGCCTTCGCTGATCATCGGGCATTCGCTGGGCGGTGCAGCAGTACTGAAAGCGGCCCCAACGATGGAAAGCATCAAAGCTGTCGTGACCATCGGCGCACCCTACGACCCCGAGCATGTAACCCATAACTTTTCGGACTCGATTCCAGAGATTGTTGACCAGGGTGTCGCCGAGGTCTCACTCGGCGGCCGCCCTTTCCGCATCGGAAAAAACTTCGTCGAAGACGTCAGCAAAGCCAATCTGAAATCCTCCATCGCGAAACTGGGCGCGGCCCTTCTGGTGCTGCACGCCCCCCGCGATGCAACGGTGGGCGTCGAGAATGCCTCTGACATCTTCCTTGCAGCCAAACATCCCAAAAGCTTTGTGACTCTGGACGATGCCGACCACCTGATCACACGGCCCGCTGACGCTGAATATGCGGCAGACGTGATCGCGGCATGGTCCAAGCGCTATCTCAAACTGGAAGAGCCCAAACCGCTGACGACCGTCCCAGAGGGGATCATGCGGGTCACCGAAGCCGATGCGAACGGCTTTCTGCAAGACATCCAATCCGGCCCCCACCACATGCTGGCTGATGAGCCCGCTAAGTTCGGCGGCACCAACAAAGGGCTCACCCCCTATGGGCTGGTGTCAGCGGGTCTGGGGGCATGTACTTCAATGACCATCCGCATGTACGCGCGGCGCAAGGGCTGGCCTTTGACTGGCGTCAACGTCGACATCACCCATGCTAAAGAGCATGCAGCCGATGCGGCGGACCCCGGCGCTAAAGTCGATCACTTTGATCGCGCGATCAGGCTTGAAGGCAATCTTGATGATGAACAACGCGCGCGACTTCTTGAGATCGCAGACAAATGCCCCGTGCATCGCACACTGGAACGGGCCTCAACGGTCTCGACACATCTGGCATGAAAAAAGGCGCAGCGGTTCGCTGCGCCTTGTTTTATTCTCTCGGTAAGTGCTTACGACCGCGCGTTACCAAACAGCTTCCACAAGCCAGGTATCAGCAGCGCTGCAAGACCAAGTTTAAGCGCATCACCAATCACAAAAGGTGTCAGGCCAACTTCAATGGCCCAAGCCAGACCTTTGCCTTCATAAAGCACCGTCAGCCAAGCAACACCAGGCACATAGATCAGCGCGTTCGCTACCAGCAGCGCGACGACCATCAACAACACCGAACGATCCCAGCCAGCACGGGCTGCAATACCAAGTGCCAAAGTAGCCAGCACATAACCGACCAGATAGCCACCGGTGCTGCCCATCATGTAGGTCAGCCCGTTGAGTTCCGCCGTGGAGTTTTGGAAGATATCAAACCCAAGCATACCAATAATCATGTAGCCGATGATTGTGGTCAGGCCCAAACGCGGGCCATATGCAGCACCGATTGTCAAAACGGCAAATGTGCCCATGCTCAGCTCGACCGGGCTACCGGGCACGGGTACTTTGACCTTGGCCAGTATTGCCAGCGCCAAGATACCAAGAACCACCATCACAGCCTGTTTGACGCGCAGTGCCGTGCCTTCAGATGGACCAAAGGCCTCTGTCAGAACTTTGTCATTGAGTGCGAGGGCCATGTGCCGCTCTCCCCTATTATTTGTTTCGTCACGGTTTTATTGCCCATGCCGCGACGCAGCGCAAGTCAGATGGCGCTAACATGGGTCTTTCCGATATCTTGGATCACGGCGGTGACGGCATTGGCGCGTAGATCGAGGTCGAGACATAGTTCTTGCGCGGCCCGGTCACGGTCCAAACGGCAGTCCATCGCGGCCAGGTGGTAAAGTCATAGCGCACCTTGTAAAAATCACCACCACAAGGATGATCTGTGCCTATGGCGTGATCAGATGGTACGAATTGATGGAACAAGCCGCCATCAGAAAAAGTCACTGTCACCAGATCAGGTGAAAACGTCCAAAGATATTGCCGGGTGGCTTCCAAATGCACACCATTCTCTAGCGTCAAGGTGCCGGTCTCATCGTATGTCAGGCGGGTCGCATCGACCTGAGTAAAGGTCGCGTTGCCCGCTAGCGCCCCATGCTGCCCGTTCAACTGGTCACGGATGGTGCGTTGTAAAGACCATCTGCCAACG is from Yoonia sp. GPGPB17 and encodes:
- a CDS encoding endonuclease/exonuclease/phosphatase family protein — translated: MRFLVLMTQAGAFCLILAVLLGFAGALHPAFDSLSLLRLPLAILCLLVLVFPMRVRLRLMLAGTALLGAATTVPMFFAAPAAGELRIYSKNMWYGNPEGDALAADIRASEADVVALQEVSLRNGAMLAGLQDVYPYQHMCTFNGWNGIAVLSRTPMRQQTCTERRAVAAAMIEHRDGQVWVASMHLSWPFPYANATSAQAATEVLSEMEGPVVIAGDFNIFPWANSVRSLQKIADLQVAQPVRSTLDLRGVPLMLDHVHAPGGGRVQYRALLGSDHLGVLADVSLTR
- a CDS encoding DUF6314 family protein, with the translated sequence MTRTPEDFVGRWSLQRTIRDQLNGQHGALAGNATFTQVDATRLTYDETGTLTLENGVHLEATRQYLWTFSPDLVTVTFSDGGLFHQFVPSDHAIGTDHPCGGDFYKVRYDFTTWPRWTAVWTVTGPRKNYVSTSIYAPMPSPP
- a CDS encoding bifunctional alpha/beta hydrolase/OsmC family protein → MPTEKLTFTGHASNTLAARLDLPNGPHLATALFAHCFTCSKDITSARRIAARLSSMGIAVLRFDFTGLGHSEGEFENTSFTSNVDDLIAACEALDARGMSPSLIIGHSLGGAAVLKAAPTMESIKAVVTIGAPYDPEHVTHNFSDSIPEIVDQGVAEVSLGGRPFRIGKNFVEDVSKANLKSSIAKLGAALLVLHAPRDATVGVENASDIFLAAKHPKSFVTLDDADHLITRPADAEYAADVIAAWSKRYLKLEEPKPLTTVPEGIMRVTEADANGFLQDIQSGPHHMLADEPAKFGGTNKGLTPYGLVSAGLGACTSMTIRMYARRKGWPLTGVNVDITHAKEHAADAADPGAKVDHFDRAIRLEGNLDDEQRARLLEIADKCPVHRTLERASTVSTHLA
- the dddP gene encoding dimethylsulfonioproprionate lyase DddP, which translates into the protein MNTHYRDTRKIDPTRGATLGDGTPNDQDRVEIGPTQLAFSEWAAAGLQLPNLPAMRAWRHKRLTDAVNARDYGGILMFDPLNIRYATDSTNMQLWNSHNPFRACIVCADGYMVMWDYKNGMFLSKFNPLVNEQRTGADLFYFDRGDKLEPAADNFANEVRDLIVEHGGGNMALGVDKPMLHGLRALEAVGFTVHPGEELTEKARSIKGPDEILAMRCASYACEAACYAMEDAARAGVPRGNMSEDDIWAVLHAENIKRGGEWIETRLLTSGPRTNPWFQECGGRIVQNNEIVAFDTDLVGAYGICVDISRTWWIGDQKPRPDMIEAMQIGVEHIRYNMDMLKPGVNIEDLSRNTHVLPDKYQKLKYGCLMHGVGLCDEWPLVAYPDKMVPGAFDYELQPGMTLCVEALISPGGGDFSIKLEDQVLITEDGYENLTNYPHDPALMGH
- a CDS encoding biotin transporter BioY produces the protein MALALNDKVLTEAFGPSEGTALRVKQAVMVVLGILALAILAKVKVPVPGSPVELSMGTFAVLTIGAAYGPRLGLTTIIGYMIIGMLGFDIFQNSTAELNGLTYMMGSTGGYLVGYVLATLALGIAARAGWDRSVLLMVVALLVANALIYVPGVAWLTVLYEGKGLAWAIEVGLTPFVIGDALKLGLAALLIPGLWKLFGNARS